One Globicephala melas chromosome 4, mGloMel1.2, whole genome shotgun sequence genomic window carries:
- the LOC115865882 gene encoding magnesium transporter protein 1, giving the protein MAARWWLWCVSATVAVALLLVYGVPSASAQRKKEPRLIKMVLSEKVSQLMEWTNKRPVIRMNGDKFRRLVKAPPRNYSVIVMFTALQLHRQCVVCKQADEEFQILANSWRYSSAFTNRIFFAMVDFDEGSDVFQMLNMNSAPTFINFPAKGKPKRGDTYELQVRGFSAEQIARWIADRTDVNIRVIRPPNYAGPLMLGLLLAVIGGLVYLRRSNMEFLFNKTGWAFAALCFVLAMTSGQMWNHIRGPPYAHKNPHTGHVNYIHGSSQAQFVAETHIVLLFSGGVTLGMVLLCEAATSDMDIGKRKIMCVAGIGLVVLFFSWMLSIFRSKYHGYPYSFLMS; this is encoded by the exons ATGGCAGCGCGTTGGTGGCTTTGGTGCGTCTCTGCGACCGTAGCGGTGGCACTGCTGCTCGTTTACGGGGTTCCCTCAGCCTCTGCCCAGAGAAAGAAGGAGCCCAGGCT GATCAAGATGGTGTTATCTGAAAAGGTTAGTCAACTGATGGAATGGACCAATAAAAGGCCTGTAATAAGAATGAATGGAGACAAGTTCCGTCGCCTTGTTAAAGCCCCACCGAGAAACTACTCCGTTATTGTCATGTTCACTGCTCTCCAACTTCATAGACAATGTGTCGTGTGCAAGCAAGCTGATGAAGAATTCCAGATCCTGGCAAACTCCTGGCGATATTCCAGTGCATTTACCAACAGGATATTTTTTGCTATGGTGGATTTTGATGAAGGCTCTGATGTATTTCAGATGCTAAACATGAATTCAGCCCCAACTTTCATCAACTTTCCTGCAAAAGGGAAACCCAAACGGGGTGATACATATGAGTTGCAGGTGCGTGGATTTTCAGCTGAGCAGATTGCCCGGTGGATTGCTGACAGAACTGATGTCAATATTAGAGTAATTAGACCCCCAAATTATGCTGGCCCCCTTATGTTGGGATTGCTTTTGGCTGTTATTGGTGGACTTGTGTATCTTCGAAGAAGCAATATGgaatttctctttaataaaaCTGGATGGGCTTTTGCGGCTCTGTGTTTTGTGCTTGCTATGACATCTGGTCAAATGTGGAACCATATAAGAGGACCACCATATGCTCATAAGAATCCCCACACAGGACATGTGAATTATATCCATGGAAGCAGCCAAGCCCAGTTTGTAGCTGAAACACACATTGTTCTTCTGTTTAGTGGTGGGGTTACCTTAGGGATGGTGCTTTTATGTGAAGCTGCTACATCTGACATGGATATTGGAAAGCGAAAGATAATGTGTGTGGCTGGTATTGGACTCGTTGTATTATTCTTCAGTTGGATGCTCTCTATTTTCAGATCTAAATATCATGGATATCCATATAGCTTTCTGATGAGTTAA